GATGGAAACCAGAAACACCACTCGCCCAGCAGCTCGGCGTCAAGACCAATGATTGGGGATACATTGATGTTGACCGACATATGCGGACGAACATCCCACGGGTCTACGCCTGTGGCGATGTGATCGGGGGAGTGCAGCAAATCGTGACGGCTGTGGGCGAGGGAGCTACAGCCGCTTTGGCTGTTTTTGAGGATATTTCCAATCCTTATTGGAAAGAGGTGGAGGATTAGATCACATTTAATCTGCTGGGGCGGTTCACGGCAGAACCGCCCCTTTTTTAACGTTGGAGAAGTCTTTTGACCGTCGTTCATGCGAGAATCGTCCGAGGTTTCGCCTCCTTATCTTTTACTGAAAGGCGGGATTTCCAAGGTGTTTTTAATGAATCTGAAATCGTTGCCGCGCTTTGCGGAAGAGAAAGAAAAAAGCCTTGACTTCTACGCTTAACAGTAATAGTTCCTATTTGTGTAAGGAGGGTGTCGATATGGAAGCAAAGAGACCTAAGCGGATGACTAAGCAACGCAAGATCATCCTTGAGGAGCTTCGGAAACTCACATCTCACCCTACAGCAGACGAGCTGTATGAGATTGTCCGTGCGCGTTTGCCACGGGTCAGTCTCGGGACAGTTTATCGAAACCTTGAGGTATTGTCTGAACAGGGTGACATCCTAAAACTGGAGTCCGCTGGAAGCCAGAAACGTTTTGATGGTAACCCTGAACCGCATTACCATATCCGCTGCGTGCAGTGCGGCAGAGTTGGTGATGTGGAACATGATGGTGAAGTCGTGCTGCCTTCTATGGAGCATTTCCATTGCGAAGGCTTTACTATTCATAGTCAATCTCTTGAGTTTTATGGATTATGCGCAGACTGCCAGGAAAAGCTGGAAGCCCGCGAAGCTGTCGGATTGTAGCACGCAAACCTTTTCGTCTGTTTACGTTGCAGCTTGTGCAAGAATATCGCACAATACAGTATCTTAAAAATAACAGCATATGGAGTGCATGATGAAATCTATTGTTGGATCCAAAACTGAGAAGAACATTCTGACTGCATTTATCGGTGAGTCTCAGGCTCGTAATAAGTACACCTACTGGGCTAGTGTTGCAAAGAAAGAGGGATATGTTCAGATCTCTGCAATCTTTGCAGAAACCGCTGACCAGGAAAAAGAACACGCTAAGCGTTTGTTTAAGCTGCTCGAAGGTGGAGAAGTCGAGGTCGCCGGTGCTTTCCCCGCTGGTGTGATTGGCAACACCATGGAAAACCTTTTGGCCGCCGCCGCTGGCGAGCAGGAAGAGCATGAGCACATGTATCCTTCCTTTGCCGTCATCGCTCGCGAAGAAGGCTTTAACGAGATCGCCGCGATCTTCGAAGCTATTGCCAATGCTGAAAAATTCCACGAGAAGCGTTATCGCGCACTCGCTGCCAACATTGAAAACGGAACCGTTTTCAAGAAGGGTGACAAAATCGTGTGGCGTTGCCGCAACTGTGGCTACATCCACGAAGGTGTCGAAGCTCCCAAGCTTTGCCCCGCTTGCGCTCACCCGCAGGCTCACTTCGAAGTGAAAACCGAAAACTGGTAAACACCACTTCGTCTCTTAGTTAAAAGCATGAAAAAACCGCCCCAGCTCGCTGAGGCGGTTTTTTCTCGTTCTTCATTTCTTTCTTTTTTTCTTCTTTTTCTCATTACAGAGATTTGGCGCGGCGAACTGCTGGTGACTTCTGAATTAAATCTGTGATCAGCAGACCCAGTGTCATGTCTTCAGCATTGTCCTCGTTCATCGCTCCAAGAATATATCCCTTCAGTGTTTGGCAGCGCTCTGTCAGCTCCGCCTCGTACTCTTGGTCTTGTGTATATTTGCTCGCAGACTCCAGAACGTCCATCAGTTCATGGTTCCACTCGTCTGTGTCCGAAACATAGTATTGCAGGACTTCACGGATTTTGAGCACTCCAAAAAGCACCCCCTCCGTTGTCGTATAATCTTTTGAAAATATCTGTCCGTCGCTCAGCGTCGGGCGCGTATGTTTATGCGAAACGCGACTCGCGACCCGCTTCGCTTCCTTCTTCTTCCTAAATTCAGCCAGGGCTACGATACCACTCATGCTGCAGACCTCCTGTCTCGCTTTTATCCCTTATCGGACCTTTATGAGCTAACTTTAGGGAAGGTTACGAGACGTTGTCTCGTGTTCTGTCAGAGCAAGGGGAGGGTGGGTACGAGACGCTGTCTCGTGCTCTGCAAGGGACGCTAGGGTGGGCGGGCGGGGGGTCTGTCCCCGCACCTCTGCAAGGGGCGCTGCCCCTTGACCTCGCCCAAGGACGAGGCCCTTGGGAATCCCGCTTTCGCCCGAAATAAAAGGGGACCGAAATGTGATGAGAGCTACGCTCTCCTCTCCATTTCGGTCCCCTTTTTTTCGGTCTAGTTAACTGCGCGTGTGTTCTTTTTCTTTGCGCCTCAACCCTTTCTTTCTGAACGCTCGCGTTCAAAAAGAAAACGGTGGCAACGCACGGGAAAGAGAAGGGGCTCTCGACGTTATGCCCAACAAGTTTGAATTTCATTCACGCGAAGCGTGGATGGAATTCAAACTCGCTGAGGATACGTAAGGGAATCATTCCCTTACGCGGGGGTTTGGGGGCAGGCCCCCAATCTTCTTCCCTCCCTCCCGCCCATCCAGCAAGCACTAACGCGCTGTTCTCTCTTTCCCACAAAAAAAGCCCTCCTGCTTTTGCAGGAGGGCTTTGTAATCGAGTCGTCTTCGGTTTAGGAAGCGGCTTCTTTTTTTACGGTGACGGCGATTTTCCAAAGCA
Above is a window of Desulfobaculum bizertense DSM 18034 DNA encoding:
- a CDS encoding Fur family transcriptional regulator, which codes for MTKQRKIILEELRKLTSHPTADELYEIVRARLPRVSLGTVYRNLEVLSEQGDILKLESAGSQKRFDGNPEPHYHIRCVQCGRVGDVEHDGEVVLPSMEHFHCEGFTIHSQSLEFYGLCADCQEKLEAREAVGL
- the rbr gene encoding rubrerythrin, with amino-acid sequence MKSIVGSKTEKNILTAFIGESQARNKYTYWASVAKKEGYVQISAIFAETADQEKEHAKRLFKLLEGGEVEVAGAFPAGVIGNTMENLLAAAAGEQEEHEHMYPSFAVIAREEGFNEIAAIFEAIANAEKFHEKRYRALAANIENGTVFKKGDKIVWRCRNCGYIHEGVEAPKLCPACAHPQAHFEVKTENW